A portion of the Osmerus mordax isolate fOsmMor3 chromosome 22, fOsmMor3.pri, whole genome shotgun sequence genome contains these proteins:
- the inha gene encoding inhibin alpha chain: MWITRLSFPSSSSTLLLQLLVLLWTQTPVPPARACQEEDMPNQVILDWFRQRILDGLGLDKAPRLVPRDPEVGRQRPEAGHSLRRSFRVGRAAWAHQRQHQENTQVILFPSTDSTCNLADPPSEDPSSRHFTYYFQPSINNQETMVTSALFWFYAGEAAASTYNSSSSSAPLFILTSDQKLLQAAEGPFKAAADGWVTYRFDLHLHGALAEGSFVLQVRCLACDCREAGEADKTPFIHLHTEPRGPDRSPRRARVTIPWSPSTLDHLQRPSQGDQEYSDCRRMEINITFEELGWDNWIVYPKVLNFFYCKGNCTALERTTTRLGIKQCCAPVPGTMKSLRFTTTSDGGLSFKYETLTNIIPEECSCI; this comes from the exons ATGTGGATTACAcggctctcctttccctcctcctcctccaccctgctcctgcagctcctggtGCTCCTCTGGACCCAGACCCCAGTGCCCCCGGCCAGGGCCTGCCAGGAGGAGGATATGCCCAACCAGGTGATTCTGGACTGGTTCCGCCAGCGTATCTTGGATGGTCTGGGTCTGGATAAGGCGCCCCGGCTCGTCCCCAGAGACCCTGAGGTGGGCAGGCAGCGTCCGGAGGCTGGGCATAGCCTGCGGAGGTCCTTCAGAGTGGGCAGGGCAGCCTGGGCGCACCAACGGCAGCACCAGGAGAACACCCAGGTCATACTCTTCCCCAGCACAG ACTCGACCTGCAACCTTGCAGACCCTCCATCTGAGGACCCCTCGTCCAGACACTTCACTTATTACTTCCAGCCCTCCATCAACAACCAGGAGACCATGGTTACCTCAGCCCTGTTCTGGTTCTACGCTGGGGAGGCAGCAGCATCCACCtacaactcctcctcctcctccgcccctctcttcaTTCTCACCTCGGACCAGAAGCTCCTTCAAGCGGCTGAGGGTCCATTCAAGGCCGCAGCAGACGGCTGGGTCACTTACCGCTtcgacctccacctccacggCGCCTTGGCCGAGGGCTCCTTTGTCCTGCAGGTGCGCTGCCTGGCTTGCGACTGTCGCGAGGCCGGGGAAGCCGACAAAACGCCGTTCATCCACCTCCACACCGAGCCCCGCGGGCCGGACCGCTCCCCTCGCCGCGCCCGGGTCACCATCCCCTGGTCCCCGTCCACCCTGGACCACCTGCAGCGCCCCTCACAGGGGGATCAGGAGTACAGCGACTGCCGCCGTATGGAGATCAACATCACCTtcgaggagctgggctgggacaACTGGATCGTCTACCCCAAGGTTCTGAACTTCTTCTACTGTAAGGGGAACTGCACGGCCTTGGAGCGGACCACCACCAGGCTGGGTATTAAGCAGTGCTGCGCCCCCGTCCCAGGAACCATGAAGTCCCTGAGATTCACCACCACTTCAGACGGAGGCCTGTCCTTCAAGTACGAGACCCTCACCAACatcatacctgaggagtgtagCTGTATCTAG